One Candidatus Baltobacteraceae bacterium genomic window carries:
- a CDS encoding ABC transporter ATP-binding protein: MIALDGVAIGVPGRTLVRGIHARIAAGEFLAVLGPNGVGKTTLLRAMCGIRPVLEGTIAVDGRALRSLSVAARARAIAFVTADDAMIESLRVRDVVAIGRYPHHPWWEWNPNPQDHEAVERALRAVQMTREAERLFTTLSSGERQRIWIAMGLAQATPVILLDEPTSHLDVRVAHEILALLRDLARDGRTVVCVLHDLNDAAAYADRLLLLGCERMLACDVPDRVLVPQLIEEAYGVGVLRVDTPQGPRVFTAVRGE; this comes from the coding sequence GTGATCGCGCTCGACGGCGTCGCGATCGGCGTGCCCGGACGAACCCTCGTGCGCGGAATCCACGCGCGGATCGCAGCCGGCGAATTCCTCGCCGTGCTCGGCCCCAACGGCGTCGGCAAGACGACGCTCCTGCGGGCGATGTGCGGCATCCGGCCCGTCCTCGAAGGGACGATCGCGGTGGACGGTCGGGCACTGCGCTCGCTTTCCGTCGCGGCGCGGGCGCGGGCGATCGCCTTCGTCACCGCCGATGACGCGATGATCGAATCCCTGCGCGTGCGCGACGTGGTGGCAATCGGCCGCTATCCGCATCATCCGTGGTGGGAGTGGAATCCGAACCCGCAGGACCACGAGGCCGTCGAGCGCGCGCTGCGCGCCGTCCAGATGACGCGCGAGGCGGAGCGCCTCTTCACCACGCTCTCGAGCGGCGAGCGGCAGCGCATCTGGATCGCGATGGGTCTCGCGCAAGCGACGCCGGTGATTCTGCTCGATGAGCCGACGAGTCATCTCGACGTGCGTGTCGCGCACGAGATCTTGGCGTTGCTGCGGGATCTGGCGCGCGACGGACGCACGGTCGTGTGCGTGCTCCACGATCTCAACGACGCCGCGGCCTACGCCGATCGTTTGCTGCTGCTCGGGTGCGAACGCATGCTGGCATGCGACGTTCCGGATCGCGTGCTGGTTCCCCAGCTGATCGAGGAGGCGTACGGGGTCGGGGTGCTGCGCGTCGATACGCCGCAGGGACCGCGCGTTTTCACGGCCGTCCGGGGCGAATGA
- a CDS encoding iron ABC transporter permease has translation MVSFRFALIGLLVLLAFFASLLAGGSSIAPSAILAALLHPHSSNDVATIVWQLRLPRVAIAAVVGAALATGGALLQGMLRNPLVDPYLTGVSAGAAAAIALAILAGVAAPLLPALGFIAGLLTAVIVAALARRGGGVDANRLILAGISISALFSAIVVFAIARSDSPDAAQSILAWLAGSMAGRGWSDLLFAMPYVLIGAGLAALAAPALDALRVGDIRARTVGVDVDRAQWLILAATSLLAAASVALAGMIGFIGLIVPHVARRLVGSRARLLIPASAMCGAALCALADAVARSIIAPSELPIGVLLAFIGVPAFLYLYLHQEQTA, from the coding sequence GTGGTTTCGTTTCGTTTCGCATTGATTGGGCTGCTGGTGCTGCTCGCGTTCTTCGCCAGTCTGCTCGCCGGCGGCAGCAGCATTGCACCGAGCGCGATCCTGGCGGCGTTGCTGCATCCGCATTCGAGCAATGACGTCGCGACGATCGTTTGGCAGCTGCGGCTGCCGCGCGTTGCTATCGCAGCGGTGGTCGGCGCTGCGCTGGCAACCGGCGGCGCGTTGCTGCAGGGCATGCTGCGCAACCCGCTGGTCGATCCGTATCTCACCGGCGTGAGCGCGGGCGCGGCCGCCGCGATCGCGTTAGCCATCCTCGCCGGAGTCGCGGCACCGCTCCTTCCTGCCCTCGGCTTCATCGCCGGCCTGCTCACGGCGGTGATCGTGGCGGCGCTCGCGCGCCGCGGCGGCGGAGTCGACGCGAATCGTCTCATCTTGGCCGGTATCTCGATCTCGGCGCTCTTCTCGGCGATCGTCGTCTTCGCGATCGCGCGCTCCGACTCGCCCGACGCAGCGCAGTCGATTCTGGCGTGGCTCGCCGGCTCGATGGCGGGACGCGGCTGGAGCGATCTCCTCTTCGCGATGCCCTACGTGCTGATCGGCGCCGGGCTCGCCGCACTCGCCGCTCCCGCCTTGGACGCCTTGCGCGTCGGCGACATCCGCGCGCGCACGGTGGGCGTCGACGTCGATCGCGCGCAGTGGCTGATCCTCGCCGCCACCTCACTGCTCGCGGCGGCGAGCGTCGCACTCGCCGGCATGATCGGTTTCATCGGATTGATCGTGCCGCACGTGGCGCGCCGTCTGGTCGGATCGCGCGCCCGTCTTCTCATTCCCGCCTCCGCGATGTGCGGCGCCGCGCTTTGCGCGCTCGCCGACGCCGTCGCACGCAGCATCATCGCACCTTCAGAGCTCCCGATCGGTGTGCTGCTCGCCTTCATCGGCGTTCCCGCGTTTCTCTATTTGTATCTGCATCAGGAGCAAACGGCGTGA
- a CDS encoding cob(I)yrinic acid a,c-diamide adenosyltransferase, with protein MASISTRRGDDGSTASPGGTRLSKGDLRVEASGSIDELNSTLGVARAFCEDAELAAIVLSIQRLLFPIGSALSTKPGGRRPVPVIGDEMVEMLDGLVERYEAMPGIVRDWTIPGGHRTSAHFEVARTVCRRAERNIVRLIASGEEVQKNVLRFINRLSDLLWLYARTRDAAHGVDARLRDEAHPGPPWSRAW; from the coding sequence GTGGCTTCGATCTCGACCCGTCGCGGCGATGACGGAAGCACCGCCTCGCCCGGCGGTACGCGCCTTTCGAAAGGCGATCTTCGCGTTGAAGCCTCGGGCTCTATCGACGAACTCAACAGTACGCTCGGGGTGGCGCGCGCGTTTTGCGAAGATGCCGAACTCGCCGCCATCGTCCTAAGCATCCAGCGGCTGCTCTTTCCGATCGGCTCGGCGCTCTCGACCAAGCCCGGCGGGCGCCGTCCCGTGCCGGTCATCGGCGACGAGATGGTCGAGATGCTCGATGGGCTGGTCGAGCGCTACGAGGCCATGCCCGGCATCGTGCGCGACTGGACGATTCCGGGAGGACACCGCACCAGCGCGCACTTCGAAGTTGCGCGCACGGTGTGCCGGCGCGCCGAACGCAACATCGTTCGTCTGATCGCCTCCGGCGAAGAGGTTCAGAAGAACGTACTGCGCTTCATCAACCGCCTCTCCGACCTGCTCTGGCTCTACGCACGAACGCGCGATGCCGCGCACGGGGTCGACGCTCGTCTTCGCGACGAAGCGCATCCCGGGCCACCGTGGTCGCGCGCATGGTAG
- a CDS encoding cobyric acid synthase translates to MVASSSRAAAIMVLGTASHAGKSVIATALCRIFARRGMRVAPFKAQNMSLNSAATPDGLEIGRAQALQAEAAGLAPRTDMNPILLKPMSNAGSQAVVNGRVFGVLDARDFTGERKRVFWPHVVGAYERLAAEFELIVIEGAGSPAEINLRASDIVNMPVAHLADARCMLVADIDRGGAFAAVAGTVDLLDSADRARVAGYVFNKFRGNASLLNTGIAALFERSGIPCLGIVPALDMTGLDEEDGVTVERRRERGWDEAGDRLRIAVVALPHIANFTDFDALEEEPSVDLMYTRNSCAIASADVVILPGTKDTIGDLRWMRERELDRAVAARASRAGGIAIGICGGMQMLGISIDDPLRVESGGSCAGLGLLDLRSRFAAEKTTICVRGESTAFGTRVAIDGYEIHVGVTEYGAGAAPFAQLRCGDDGTHRNGALALGGRILGTYVHGLFAPDEPRHAFIAWARALCGRAPAAHLEAVQARRHARIDALADAVEAALDLGALLPAETLAR, encoded by the coding sequence ATGGTAGCGTCTTCGTCGCGCGCCGCCGCGATCATGGTGCTGGGAACCGCCTCACACGCGGGCAAGTCCGTGATCGCGACCGCGCTCTGCCGCATCTTCGCGCGAAGGGGCATGCGCGTGGCCCCGTTCAAGGCGCAAAATATGTCGCTCAACTCGGCGGCCACGCCCGATGGACTCGAAATCGGGCGTGCGCAAGCACTGCAGGCGGAGGCCGCCGGCCTCGCGCCGCGCACCGACATGAACCCGATCTTGCTCAAGCCGATGTCCAACGCCGGCTCGCAGGCGGTGGTGAACGGACGTGTTTTCGGGGTGTTGGACGCGCGGGACTTCACCGGTGAGCGCAAGCGCGTCTTTTGGCCACACGTCGTCGGTGCCTATGAGCGGCTCGCGGCGGAGTTCGAGTTGATCGTGATCGAAGGGGCAGGTTCTCCGGCGGAGATCAACCTGCGCGCGAGCGACATCGTGAACATGCCGGTCGCGCACCTGGCGGATGCGCGTTGCATGCTCGTTGCCGACATCGATCGCGGCGGAGCATTTGCCGCGGTCGCGGGGACGGTGGATCTGCTCGACTCGGCCGATCGCGCACGGGTCGCGGGTTACGTCTTCAATAAGTTTCGCGGCAACGCGTCGCTGCTGAACACCGGCATCGCGGCGCTTTTCGAACGCTCGGGCATTCCGTGCCTTGGCATCGTGCCCGCTCTTGACATGACCGGTCTCGATGAGGAAGACGGCGTGACCGTCGAACGCCGGCGCGAGCGCGGGTGGGATGAAGCCGGCGATCGGCTGCGCATCGCGGTCGTAGCGTTGCCGCATATCGCAAACTTCACCGACTTCGACGCGCTGGAAGAAGAGCCGTCGGTCGATCTGATGTACACACGAAATTCCTGCGCGATCGCTAGCGCCGACGTCGTGATTCTTCCCGGAACGAAGGATACGATCGGCGATCTACGGTGGATGCGTGAGCGAGAGCTCGATCGCGCGGTCGCTGCACGAGCATCGCGCGCGGGCGGAATCGCGATCGGCATCTGCGGCGGCATGCAGATGCTGGGCATCTCGATCGACGACCCGCTGCGGGTCGAGTCCGGGGGAAGCTGCGCGGGTCTGGGACTGCTCGACCTGCGTTCGCGCTTTGCGGCTGAAAAAACGACGATCTGTGTACGCGGGGAGTCGACCGCCTTCGGAACGCGGGTCGCGATCGACGGTTACGAGATTCACGTCGGGGTCACCGAATACGGCGCAGGTGCGGCACCGTTTGCGCAGCTGCGCTGCGGTGATGACGGAACGCATCGCAACGGTGCCCTCGCCTTGGGTGGCCGCATCCTCGGGACCTACGTGCATGGGCTCTTCGCCCCCGACGAGCCGCGCCACGCGTTTATCGCGTGGGCGCGGGCGTTGTGCGGCCGCGCGCCCGCGGCGCACCTCGAGGCCGTGCAGGCGCGACGGCACGCGCGGATCGACGCGCTTGCCGACGCCGTGGAAGCGGCGCTCGACCTGGGGGCGCTGCTGCCCGCGGAAACACTCGCTCGGTGA
- the cbiB gene encoding adenosylcobinamide-phosphate synthase CbiB: MKRASTIAYAGLLDLLAGDPLALPHPVAAIGAAVRFAEPRARRRMRDERFAGAVVTLAIVGAAAAAGAILERAPLALRALAAASTLACGSLLDHAAAVRDALESGDVDAARRAVSRIVGRDVADLTGPQIARAAIEALAESTCDGVVAPLLFLAAFGLPGAFAYKAINTLDSLIGHIEPPYRRFGEAAARLDDLANLLPARVSAALISLAALLGGGNARAALGLALRDGLRHRSPNAGVSEAAMAGALGVRLGGRSSYDGIPHDAPVIGAEYEPPSVRDVRRAMQIVFIAGLLSIVITALPVRDRR, from the coding sequence GTGAAACGCGCTTCGACGATCGCGTATGCCGGACTGCTCGATCTCCTCGCCGGCGACCCGCTCGCGCTTCCGCATCCGGTCGCTGCGATCGGCGCGGCCGTGCGTTTCGCCGAACCGCGGGCCCGAAGACGAATGCGCGACGAGCGTTTCGCCGGAGCGGTGGTCACGCTGGCGATCGTCGGCGCGGCGGCGGCTGCCGGCGCGATCCTCGAACGTGCGCCGCTTGCGTTGCGTGCGCTCGCGGCAGCCAGCACGCTCGCCTGCGGTAGTCTGCTCGATCATGCAGCTGCCGTGCGCGATGCGCTGGAGAGCGGTGACGTCGATGCGGCGCGCAGGGCGGTTTCGCGGATCGTCGGCCGGGACGTTGCGGATCTGACCGGCCCACAGATCGCGCGCGCGGCGATCGAGGCGTTGGCCGAGAGCACGTGCGATGGGGTCGTCGCGCCGCTGCTTTTTTTGGCTGCGTTCGGTCTGCCGGGCGCGTTCGCGTATAAAGCGATCAATACGCTCGACTCGCTGATCGGACACATCGAACCACCCTACCGTCGCTTCGGCGAGGCGGCGGCGCGCCTCGACGATTTGGCGAACCTGCTTCCCGCTCGCGTCAGCGCGGCGCTGATCTCGCTGGCCGCATTGCTCGGCGGCGGCAACGCGCGTGCTGCGCTTGGGCTCGCGCTTCGCGACGGTCTGCGTCATCGCAGCCCGAACGCAGGGGTCAGCGAAGCGGCCATGGCCGGGGCATTGGGTGTCCGGCTCGGCGGACGATCGAGCTACGATGGGATACCGCACGACGCGCCGGTCATCGGCGCGGAATACGAGCCGCCATCCGTCCGCGACGTGCGGCGCGCGATGCAGATCGTATTCATCGCCGGCTTGCTGAGTATCGTCATCACCGCGCTGCCGGTACGAGACCGCCGATGA
- a CDS encoding aminotransferase class I/II-fold pyridoxal phosphate-dependent enzyme: protein MSVVHGGDLHAVARRHGVDAATLVDFSANIAPDGPPPGVTRVLAQAAIAPRMLAPYPSRSYAPLRAQIASALEVGPEAVVLGHGSAALIDIAVRTAGASEWLVPVPAFSEYERALRAAGARLVPFSLPANLELDVAEFTRSLQARPRAGALVNTPHNPSGSALQRGEALALLRNCREMQRPLVVDEAFVEYAPERSIVRDAVCSGHAIVLRSLTKFYALAGVRIGYALAHPDLAHAMRERSPSWPVGTLDEAIALEALRDERYAVRTRENNTRAREDLARDLRALGLRVFPSVANFLLIELPVAPRHLEVALRALIEDGIVVRDCRSYAGLEHGTAIRVAVLDRAQNQRLVNSIAKVRPGIG from the coding sequence ATGAGCGTGGTGCACGGCGGCGATCTGCATGCGGTTGCGCGGCGGCACGGCGTCGACGCGGCGACGCTCGTCGATTTCAGCGCGAACATCGCGCCCGATGGACCGCCGCCCGGTGTAACTCGCGTACTTGCGCAGGCCGCGATTGCGCCGCGAATGCTCGCGCCGTATCCTTCTCGGTCGTACGCGCCGCTGCGCGCGCAGATCGCCTCGGCACTCGAGGTCGGACCGGAGGCGGTCGTATTGGGGCACGGCAGCGCGGCACTGATCGATATCGCCGTGCGTACCGCCGGCGCCTCCGAGTGGCTCGTTCCCGTTCCCGCCTTCAGCGAGTACGAGCGCGCACTGCGCGCCGCCGGCGCCCGCCTGGTACCTTTCAGCTTGCCTGCGAACCTGGAACTCGACGTTGCCGAGTTCACCCGATCGTTGCAGGCGCGTCCGCGAGCCGGCGCCCTGGTCAATACGCCGCACAATCCCTCGGGATCGGCGCTGCAGCGCGGCGAAGCGCTCGCCCTGCTCCGCAATTGCCGGGAAATGCAGCGTCCACTCGTCGTCGACGAGGCGTTTGTCGAGTACGCGCCCGAGCGTTCGATCGTACGCGACGCGGTTTGCTCTGGGCATGCGATCGTGCTGCGCTCGCTGACCAAGTTCTACGCCCTCGCGGGCGTGCGTATCGGGTACGCGCTCGCGCATCCCGATCTCGCGCACGCCATGCGCGAGCGCTCGCCATCCTGGCCGGTCGGAACACTGGACGAAGCGATTGCGCTCGAGGCGCTGCGCGACGAGCGCTACGCGGTACGGACGCGCGAGAACAACACGCGTGCGCGCGAGGACCTTGCGCGCGACCTGCGCGCGTTGGGACTGCGCGTCTTTCCTTCGGTCGCGAACTTCCTCCTGATCGAATTGCCGGTCGCGCCGCGGCATCTCGAGGTCGCGTTGCGCGCGTTGATCGAGGACGGAATCGTCGTGCGCGACTGCCGCAGCTATGCGGGGCTCGAGCACGGCACCGCGATCCGTGTTGCCGTGCTCGATCGAGCGCAAAATCAGCGGCTCGTCAATTCGATCGCAAAGGTGCGTCCCGGCATCGGATAG
- a CDS encoding TonB-dependent receptor translates to MFPLLALRALAAAVIPFSPSPSPTPSALPQIAHVVTADRTDETLGNSVRTTYVVSAADIARNGYRTVADALADVPGVQILNYGPIGASVDYGIRGSDSTEVLVLIDGAPAPGGLADSVALGTMSTVGVERIEVVEGGGSTLYGTGAIGGIINVITDAQHAPPSATLRYGTFDDRELEVEDAGFGFERIVANNAYALPESSTGGAANPATRNDSDYEATTARYGLERTLGAFALAFHASAASDDLGATGLFPDYSPTSREHDVNDDGVLTLSTRRARSNVSASFEGSSQQVTFDCDAATDAYCFQLSPSLDTEMRSGVSLRDVVTGGGERTIYGIDLSRGIVQVNDGNGDPVIGAALAQSAAYVQQTWIGTRDEFYAGVRGERDGALGGEFSPSVGWRANLSNALTFKVNAATAFRAPNATELYYPNYGSVVQGFGLLQPERAKVGDVTLSDDRVLGGISLGWFDNATRDLIVPTCLEYCNPVTAPPGTFPVYAPQNVDHAHIAGLTLDAQTLPAHGITAVLSATDLCLAQDLDARTRLPDYPTLSYPVFNITLGLRYSGGPQAFVHAAGITEQSVGPQGALDPTQPLFYQPAAYSDLTGYTSLRVSGHVLLTLRGYNLGNERYAAVWGYPMPGRTFAIELTSR, encoded by the coding sequence ATGTTCCCGCTTCTCGCGCTGCGCGCGCTCGCCGCAGCCGTCATTCCGTTCTCTCCTTCTCCATCCCCGACGCCATCGGCGCTGCCGCAGATCGCGCACGTCGTTACCGCGGATCGTACCGACGAAACACTGGGCAACAGCGTGCGCACGACCTACGTCGTCAGCGCAGCCGATATTGCGCGCAACGGCTACCGCACCGTCGCCGATGCGCTGGCGGACGTTCCCGGCGTGCAAATCTTGAACTACGGCCCGATCGGCGCGTCGGTCGACTACGGTATCCGCGGCAGCGATTCGACCGAGGTCCTGGTGCTCATCGACGGCGCGCCCGCGCCGGGGGGGCTCGCCGACTCGGTTGCGCTCGGGACGATGTCGACCGTCGGCGTCGAGCGCATCGAGGTCGTCGAGGGCGGCGGATCGACGCTCTACGGTACGGGCGCAATCGGCGGCATCATCAACGTCATTACCGACGCGCAGCACGCGCCGCCGAGCGCGACACTGCGCTACGGCACCTTCGACGATCGCGAGCTCGAGGTCGAGGACGCGGGCTTCGGCTTCGAACGCATCGTCGCGAACAACGCCTACGCCCTGCCCGAGAGCTCGACCGGCGGCGCCGCGAATCCCGCCACGCGCAATGACAGCGACTACGAGGCGACGACCGCGCGCTACGGCCTCGAACGCACGCTCGGCGCGTTCGCGCTCGCCTTCCACGCCTCGGCGGCGAGCGACGACTTGGGCGCGACCGGTTTGTTTCCTGATTACTCGCCGACCAGCCGCGAGCACGACGTCAACGACGACGGCGTCCTGACCCTCTCGACGCGCCGCGCGCGCTCGAACGTAAGCGCGAGTTTCGAGGGTTCGAGTCAGCAAGTCACGTTCGACTGCGACGCCGCCACGGATGCGTACTGCTTTCAACTTTCGCCGTCGCTCGATACCGAAATGCGAAGCGGAGTGAGCCTCCGCGACGTCGTCACCGGCGGGGGCGAGCGCACCATCTACGGCATCGATCTTTCGCGCGGCATCGTCCAGGTCAACGACGGCAACGGCGACCCGGTCATCGGCGCGGCCCTGGCTCAGAGCGCGGCGTACGTTCAGCAAACCTGGATCGGCACGCGCGATGAATTCTATGCGGGCGTTCGCGGCGAACGCGACGGCGCACTCGGCGGAGAGTTCTCGCCCTCGGTCGGCTGGCGCGCAAATCTCTCCAACGCCCTCACGTTCAAGGTCAACGCCGCCACCGCGTTCCGCGCCCCCAACGCGACCGAGCTGTACTATCCGAATTATGGATCGGTGGTGCAAGGCTTCGGGCTCCTGCAGCCCGAGCGTGCGAAAGTCGGCGACGTTACATTGAGCGACGACCGCGTACTTGGCGGCATCTCACTGGGATGGTTCGACAACGCCACGCGCGACCTGATCGTGCCGACGTGCCTCGAGTACTGCAATCCGGTCACCGCGCCGCCGGGCACGTTCCCGGTCTATGCGCCGCAGAACGTCGACCACGCCCATATCGCGGGACTCACCTTGGACGCGCAGACCCTGCCGGCGCACGGGATCACGGCAGTGCTCAGCGCGACCGATCTCTGTTTGGCGCAAGATCTCGATGCGCGGACGCGCCTGCCGGATTATCCGACGCTGAGCTACCCGGTCTTCAATATAACGCTCGGATTGCGATACTCCGGCGGCCCGCAGGCGTTCGTCCACGCAGCCGGGATCACCGAGCAGTCGGTGGGCCCGCAGGGAGCGCTCGATCCGACGCAGCCGCTCTTCTACCAGCCGGCGGCGTACAGCGACCTTACCGGCTACACGAGCCTGCGCGTTTCGGGTCACGTGCTGCTCACGCTGCGCGGCTACAATTTGGGTAACGAACGGTACGCGGCGGTCTGGGGCTATCCGATGCCGGGACGCACCTTTGCGATCGAATTGACGAGCCGCTGA
- a CDS encoding helical backbone metal receptor yields the protein MLLHLLLALRIVTLTPALAEDVAAIGARAQLVGVSEFSDDVPNAATLPRVADFTSVDAERIIALHPDLVVGIPSQSRLVAPLRRLGIRVVLIADNTYDDIFIDLRTLGALTGHAAGARAEVARLQAQTARLRAGVIRRTYRPSVFVAVGASPIWTVGPSSYIAKLIELAGGEDAAGDLRAPWGQYSGEALLRVQPDAIVSDSDAGLIAVEDREPWRSLRAVREGHVFVITDRRVDNAFFRPGPHYNEGLRWLIERLSSLSTPTTPSDRSTPNW from the coding sequence GTGCTCCTGCACCTCCTGCTTGCGCTACGTATCGTTACGCTCACGCCGGCCCTGGCCGAAGACGTCGCCGCGATCGGCGCGCGCGCGCAGCTCGTCGGTGTCTCGGAATTTTCGGATGACGTACCGAACGCGGCCACCTTGCCGCGCGTCGCCGATTTTACGAGCGTCGACGCGGAGCGGATCATCGCCCTTCATCCCGATCTCGTCGTCGGCATTCCCTCGCAGTCGCGGCTCGTCGCGCCTTTGCGGCGCCTTGGAATCCGCGTCGTCTTGATCGCCGACAACACGTACGACGACATCTTCATCGATCTGCGGACGCTCGGCGCGTTGACCGGTCACGCGGCAGGGGCTCGAGCGGAGGTCGCGCGGCTGCAGGCGCAGACGGCGCGTCTTCGCGCCGGTGTGATTCGGCGCACGTATCGTCCATCGGTTTTCGTCGCCGTCGGAGCAAGTCCGATTTGGACCGTGGGTCCGTCGTCGTACATCGCAAAGTTGATCGAGCTTGCCGGCGGAGAGGACGCGGCCGGCGACCTGCGCGCGCCGTGGGGCCAATATAGCGGCGAGGCGCTCCTGCGCGTGCAGCCTGACGCGATCGTTTCCGATTCCGACGCGGGCCTGATCGCGGTCGAAGACCGCGAGCCGTGGCGGAGCTTGCGCGCGGTGCGCGAAGGACATGTGTTCGTCATCACGGATCGGCGCGTAGACAACGCGTTCTTCCGTCCCGGACCACACTACAATGAGGGACTCCGCTGGCTGATCGAACGATTGTCGTCGCTGTCGACACCCACGACCCCGAGCGACCGCTCGACCCCGAACTGGTAG
- the hflX gene encoding GTPase HflX, giving the protein MVELEALAEAAGALIVARVVQRRDHLDPATLIGSGKAREIADLVVELDAALVLVLNDLRPRQRKNLEKVIPVPIADRTMLILDVFARHARSREGKLQVELAQLRYRQSNLIGVGADLSRLGGGIGTRGPGETKLEVDRRRIQSRISVLRRQLEDVRRQRGTRRGAPRREPLVALVGYTNVGKSSLLNALARSDVHVADQPFATLDPTVRRVYLAPEKYVRVADTVGFITDLPKDLVNAFRATLEELREADLLVHVLDASNPDWPRQRVAVESLLHELELDAKPRLLVFNKIDAVCHPERSSEAAESREAIPLSAKTGAGLDTLRARIAQCA; this is encoded by the coding sequence CTGGTAGAACTCGAAGCGCTGGCCGAAGCGGCCGGCGCGCTGATCGTCGCGCGCGTCGTGCAGCGCCGCGACCATCTCGATCCCGCGACGTTGATCGGCAGCGGAAAAGCCCGCGAGATCGCGGATCTGGTGGTGGAACTCGACGCCGCACTCGTGCTCGTGCTCAACGATCTGCGCCCCCGTCAGCGCAAGAACCTGGAAAAGGTCATTCCGGTGCCGATCGCCGATCGCACGATGCTGATTCTCGACGTCTTTGCCCGTCATGCGCGCAGCCGCGAGGGGAAGCTGCAGGTCGAGCTCGCGCAGTTGCGGTATCGGCAATCGAATCTCATCGGCGTCGGCGCCGATCTCTCGCGACTCGGCGGCGGAATCGGCACGCGCGGTCCCGGTGAAACGAAACTCGAAGTAGATCGCCGGCGGATTCAGAGCCGCATCAGCGTGCTGCGGCGCCAGCTCGAGGACGTACGGCGGCAGCGCGGCACGCGGCGCGGCGCACCGCGTCGCGAGCCGCTGGTCGCGCTCGTGGGATACACGAACGTCGGCAAATCCTCGCTGCTCAACGCGCTGGCGCGAAGCGACGTGCACGTGGCCGATCAGCCCTTTGCGACGCTCGACCCGACGGTGCGGCGCGTGTACTTGGCACCCGAAAAATACGTTCGCGTAGCCGACACCGTCGGCTTCATCACCGATCTTCCCAAGGATCTGGTCAACGCGTTTCGCGCCACGCTGGAGGAACTGCGCGAGGCCGACCTGCTGGTGCACGTGCTCGACGCCTCCAATCCCGACTGGCCGCGTCAGCGCGTCGCGGTGGAGTCGCTCTTGCACGAACTCGAACTCGACGCCAAACCGCGTCTGCTCGTCTTCAATAAAATCGATGCTGTTTGTCATCCCGAGCGTAGCAGCGAAGCTGCGGAGTCGAGGGAAGCGATTCCACTCAGTGCAAAGACCGGAGCCGGACTCGATACGCTGCGGGCGAGAATTGCGCAATGCGCCTGA
- a CDS encoding serine protease translates to MRLTALAAVLVMLAACSPRYPDDRRVALVRAMTPSVVLLTMRIPPEKKADGYDEAYGTGFVVASGTWGSDILTVEHVVDGAWDLHATIGNREEVPARVVAVNDDTDVALVRTPRANLPALHIGAADVRNQIGRDVGLLGYPIPDEFSDEQLGLATSLDSGLLSSIRNDALEVTLQIVPGESGGPVFLIDTGQIIGLADSRFDDEHSIGFTVPIGDALAFLHKVDRVHGF, encoded by the coding sequence ATGCGCCTGACCGCGCTGGCGGCCGTGCTCGTCATGCTGGCGGCGTGTTCGCCGCGATATCCGGACGACCGCCGGGTCGCGCTGGTGCGGGCGATGACGCCGTCGGTCGTGTTGCTGACGATGCGGATTCCGCCGGAGAAAAAGGCAGACGGTTACGACGAGGCCTACGGCACCGGCTTCGTCGTCGCGAGCGGAACGTGGGGAAGCGACATTCTCACCGTTGAACACGTCGTCGACGGTGCATGGGACCTGCACGCCACGATCGGCAATCGCGAGGAGGTTCCGGCTCGCGTCGTCGCGGTCAACGACGATACCGACGTCGCGTTGGTGCGCACGCCGCGCGCGAATCTTCCGGCGCTGCACATCGGCGCCGCGGACGTGCGCAATCAAATCGGACGCGACGTCGGCTTGCTGGGGTATCCGATTCCGGATGAGTTCTCCGACGAGCAGTTGGGGTTGGCAACCTCGCTCGACAGCGGACTGCTTTCCTCGATTCGCAACGACGCGCTCGAAGTGACGTTGCAGATCGTGCCCGGAGAGAGCGGCGGTCCGGTGTTTTTGATCGATACCGGCCAGATCATCGGCCTGGCCGACTCACGCTTCGACGACGAACACTCGATCGGGTTTACGGTTCCTATCGGCGATGCACTTGCATTTTTGCACAAGGTCGATCGCGTTCACGGTTTTTGA